A genomic region of Zalophus californianus isolate mZalCal1 chromosome 11, mZalCal1.pri.v2, whole genome shotgun sequence contains the following coding sequences:
- the LOC113913766 gene encoding glycine cleavage system H protein, mitochondrial-like: MALRAVRSVRAAACSLRVASAPAAPCLTRPWGLRAGAVRTLRTGSALLSVRKFTDKHEWITTENGIGTVGISNFAQEALGDVYCSLPEVGTKLSKQDEFGALESVKAASELYSLSGEVTEINEALAENPGLVNKSCYEDGWLIKIALSDPSELDELMSEEAYEKYIKSIEE; this comes from the coding sequence ATGGCGCTGCGAGCGGTGCGGAGCGTGCGGGCTGCGGCCTGCAGTCTGCGCGTCGCCTCCGCGCCCGCCGCACCGTGCCTGACGCGGCCCTGGGGGCTGAGGGCGGGCGCCGTCCGGACACTGCGCACGGGCTCCGCTCTGCTCTCCGTGCGTAAATTCACAGACAAACATGAATGGATAACAACAGAAAATGGTATTGGAACAGTGGGAATCAGCAATTTTGCACAGGAAGCTCTGGGAGATGTTTACTGTAGTCTGCCTGAAGTTGGGACAAAACTGAGCAAACAAGATGAGTTTGGTGCTTTGGAAAGTGTGAAAGCTGCTAGTGAACTCTATTCTCTATCAGGAGAAGTAACTGAAATTAATGAAGCTCTTGCAGAAAATCCAGGACTTGTCAACAAATCTTGTTATGAAGATGGTTGGCTGATCAAGATAGCACTCAGTGATCCTTCAGAACTGGATGAATTAATGAGTGAAGAAGCGTatgagaaatacataaaatctattgAGGAGTGA